A window of Paraburkholderia bryophila contains these coding sequences:
- a CDS encoding peptide synthetase, which yields MTQALPPLFDFTPFVGRSEQYVSLIRQFAQAHAFRSASVDELVLDGDFHRRPLRPEDFEFLKFMKPVRADNVSRLPSLAANRTLLSIYELDVLRAPHSTEAADWQRFADFYRDDVRTLGAEIAPFLENYAFSYLGSEADPSRDLAAAGAQLRTLVDAELAFWDATFARLMRNDYLEEGLRFIMVQRWALAPTKRRALALAQARGFFDTLPHDAHPVLSGGFPEEGLLERVSGACGVTRQQHAYWQFYLPTSTAKCNLLSALGRRPGSAFGFVGAAFAAQAEWLAFGLALERACVHLQPAGKRPADAGALKAELVSRAERAFAHIAEQQGPLAYAQALQGLDAGEKLADRGRWDLGEQLRWLSAIERYCGFARQISTRIDAECPDIDRETFVEPHEMCSTTHVHNDHRLVTIEEGEMLFWGNVGMQLKMNRGDMVLIPDGRLHGSTVVSGECTYHQPIIPDDWVQALTAELDPAPAR from the coding sequence ATGACGCAAGCCTTGCCACCGCTATTCGACTTCACGCCGTTTGTCGGCCGCAGCGAGCAGTACGTCTCGCTGATCAGGCAGTTCGCGCAAGCGCATGCGTTCCGCAGCGCGAGCGTCGACGAACTGGTGCTGGACGGCGATTTCCATCGCCGCCCGCTGCGTCCCGAGGACTTCGAGTTCCTCAAGTTCATGAAGCCGGTGCGCGCGGATAACGTGAGCCGTCTGCCGTCGCTCGCAGCCAATCGCACGCTACTGTCGATTTACGAGCTCGACGTGCTGCGCGCGCCTCACAGCACCGAGGCCGCCGACTGGCAGCGTTTCGCCGATTTCTATCGCGACGACGTGCGTACCCTTGGCGCCGAAATCGCGCCGTTTCTCGAAAATTACGCCTTCTCATACCTGGGCAGCGAGGCCGATCCGTCGCGCGATCTGGCGGCGGCCGGCGCACAACTGCGCACCCTCGTCGACGCTGAACTCGCGTTCTGGGACGCGACCTTCGCGCGGCTGATGCGCAACGACTACCTGGAAGAGGGGCTGCGCTTCATCATGGTCCAGCGCTGGGCGCTCGCACCGACCAAACGCCGCGCGCTCGCGCTGGCGCAGGCACGCGGCTTCTTCGACACGCTGCCGCACGACGCGCATCCGGTCCTGAGCGGCGGCTTCCCGGAAGAAGGCCTGCTCGAACGCGTGTCCGGCGCGTGCGGCGTGACGCGCCAACAGCACGCTTACTGGCAGTTCTATCTGCCGACCAGCACCGCCAAATGCAACCTGCTGAGCGCGCTGGGCCGCCGTCCGGGCAGCGCCTTCGGGTTCGTCGGCGCGGCGTTCGCTGCGCAGGCGGAATGGCTCGCCTTCGGTCTCGCGCTCGAACGCGCGTGCGTGCATCTGCAGCCGGCCGGCAAGCGCCCGGCCGATGCCGGCGCGCTGAAAGCCGAACTCGTGTCGCGCGCGGAACGCGCGTTCGCGCACATTGCCGAGCAGCAAGGCCCGCTCGCTTATGCGCAGGCCTTGCAAGGTCTCGACGCCGGCGAGAAGCTCGCCGACCGCGGCCGTTGGGACCTCGGCGAACAACTGCGCTGGCTCTCCGCGATCGAGCGCTATTGCGGCTTCGCGCGCCAAATCAGCACGCGCATCGACGCCGAATGCCCGGACATCGATCGCGAGACTTTCGTCGAACCGCACGAAATGTGCTCGACGACTCACGTGCATAACGATCACCGTCTCGTCACGATCGAAGAAGGCGAGATGCTGTTCTGGGGCAACGTCGGCATGCAACTGAAGATGAATCGCGGCGACATGGTTCTGATTCCCGACGGACGTCTGCACGGTTCGACCGTGGTATCGGGCGAATGCACGTATCACCAGCCGATCATTCCCGACGACTGGGTCCAGGCACTGACCGCCGAACTCGATCCGGCGCCCGCGCGCTGA
- a CDS encoding non-ribosomal peptide synthetase produces the protein MQADKSVAGEQAGNGIETDFVAGDWKSRVIEGRKTGASVTLPAWLDASYETLRTHVMDPAYPCFFGTIAERRGEMFYSFVNGKDIADLPATMQTFAELASRPEYRKNNIAVFFEPDAEPLSHDTYHELFWNALQTLHNVDPDPDADNQPPPSHEDWEFSFAGVQMFVVCACPSFNTRHSRNLGPGMVLLFQPRSVFVDTITNKVIGREARIQVRKRLETWDDVTAHPDLGFYGDPGNLEWKQYFLTDENLPASDQCPFLKRNKREIAAGLQTLNAAPVTAPTQVAADADAQDLVGRMLQHVAMQPDRIAVRFLADGERDEQVLTYDQLHRRALACAERLSHEAQRGERAILLLPSGLDYVAGFLGCLYAGVIAVPAYPPESSNPQHLQRVKAMLDDCMPRVILTDRAHAALLANLTANADADAEVESPGKPRTTLLLDALPQAAASAFALQRPAADDIAFLQFTSGSTAAPKGVMVSHGNVRANEIAIRDAMAFSADDVMVSWLPLYHDMGLIGGLLAPLFVGFPVVLMSPAHFLERPARWLQAMSNYRATVSGGPNFAFQLCAERVRAEQLTEVDLSTWRVAFCGAEPIRAAALEGFARVCAEANFSQHALYPCYGLAEATLLVSGVDAGQGYALFEAERHALAAGRAQRVDAADTAAKAQATRLVEGGRVQAHHTVRIVDPHSGADVALGAIGEIWFSGPSIAHGYWNNPQASAETFVSDAAGRWLRTGDLGFKADGRLYVNGRVKDLIIVRGQNFYPQDIEATLNARVDALRPGRVAAFAVTQGRDGEAGEGIGIAAEISRATARNLDEAALFAQIEAAILDAHREPVAAIAILKPGTLPRTSSGKLRRADCARGWREQTLDTFTRYSRDETGAPARNGTRREAATPTEAALLAIWQTVFDAAGLSCDADFFALGGQSITATALVARIRAAFGRDVPLDFVFGHRSIAAQAAWLDAGQPDAGHEERTVPFNGANLQADATTLSPGQRALWYLWREAPESSAYNVSGAFRLDGTLDVAKLGDAVRALARRHAQLNLRVRHDGVNLQAAFDADAAQLDVIDARTCNQDAAELVAALVDAPFDLERGPLFRAHLVHGDEGSPMLVLSLHHIIADAQSCAVLLRDLMSLYASADSLAALPATYANYSVAQNAFTGSDAEHAQLDFWRATLGDANPAARLPADRPQRAQSQRGHEQGGRLRIELPAPLGDALRHVANDESTTLFTVLLSAFAVALERHANQSGIKIGVPVSNRRELALENVVGYFVNTTVVCAQVERRHTFGALVDTVHQRLLAARRHADVPFSRVSDALRRRGPLFEVMFNLEEAVLRATDAPAGLSLSDLGVRPRDVPFELSLDVTARRDGVSLSFSYLSSRFDAATIDAFARRYVGLLEQIAANPSMKIGQWQVDDLAALAAPAHANEGANEGANFVALAARVDRHVRETPHAIALRCDGESLSYAELSTRAAHLANALHAAGVQADESVAILLGRTPTLVAAMLGTLRSGACYVPLDAAYPDERIAHMLEDARACVVITDAAHAREHAAALAGRRLILTDHAAVTAPLAHAAAPARVHPDQLAYVVFTSGSTGRPKGVAISQRALATHIDDFIAMHEPGRDDVLLQFSTLSFDASIEQLWPALAVGAAVTMRGDTSWDPDRLEAHLRAERVTLADLPTSYWREWVGVLAGRDRTGELPALRTITIGGEAVSADLLGRWQNGPFGHVRFVNTYGPTETTVVALAHRTRVEDAAAGVVPIGHALAQRRVVLLDRYGDAVPVGGVGELCIGGPTLARGYVGQPGLSAAVFVPDSSGEPGARLYRTGDLCRQRADGTFDYLGRLDQQLKIRGVRVEPGEVEAALRQVAGIGDALVIAHSGAAQAEPQLVAYVVASGAQPVDAASLRRTLAEVLPPVMIPTAFVALDAFPLTANGKLDRRALPAPPRGTSGDTSANVDLSPLETQLLALYREVLQQPSCSADDDFFALGGDSILSLRLVASAKQAGLTLASRQIFAAPHVRGLAQLLACEPVDANAALTPIARLAANPLPRHDVEAAPTGAAGLAQRSPSAALSEAQIAEHFAHPDAIESLHPLSPMQRGMLSHALHAQADPYYVQHTFTLDGIRDPQRFEQAWQAVVARHPILRTDFHWDGLPAPVQAVRKQGALALDQRDWRGLDAQALRERLIAEWRAAHAQGFDFANAAALKLAMIRVDAERYVLAWCFHHIQLDGWSLAALFNEVALTYSQLVAPAASSGGAIADATPAPEAQAAAAPGFGHYADWLAAQSFEVSAQWWRDALAGFDERTPVPFASGARSRIEAPNGASAEASRYAEQHVDLDVGLSEALRNFTRTHGITLNTLMQGAWAWLLARHSGKRDVVFGMTTAGRSAPLEGIERSVGLFINTVPLRVAVRAEQGVAAWLRELQRHGGSVREHELMPLDAIQAGSELGADQALFDTIVVFDNFPIDPHMTQHPHGIHTASHAELPLTDDVQGADTFGRNHFALSLVVSPAPQPRVVLAYDRLAIGDAEVTALQQQLLAALAQLTSSAEAPLGALGWQQQAPDSPLLPTPRAATTSADPASLLQIVAARAAHERTGAADALVFNGERISWSALWAWSGQIARRLAAAQDAQDASAGRPRPEPHIALLLPRGPALVAGILAAWRVGAAYVPLDPGHPAQRLAWQIEDCGATLCLCEARPSWLPEAIAAVPPARYFADGAGFVDRADAAHAVHPAQTAYVIYTSGSTGQPKGVVVSHGALRNYTRSLVARVPAEVRSAAYVSTPAADLGHTVLFGALYAGWTLHPLDEDCAFDPDRFAAYIGQYEIDLLKIVPSHLASLLQAQQAARVLPRQCLIVGGEATPAALAARIRTLAPRCLLLNHYGPTETTVGALTGVAPDDLAQAASLTLDEPIDATRVAIVDQNGHAVPRGVAGELCIGGAGLARGYLRQPGRSAERFVPDPHGPTGERLYRTGDRARRLASGRIEWLGRIDEQVKIRGFRIEPGEIAAVLRGLAGVRDAAVLARRVDGDGDDARSRLTAYVCGESLDGAALRQTLAALLPDALVPAHIVVLAQLPLTKNGKLDRAALDALAEPSQARRSVEPPANPVESQLLAIWCDVLGRDDIGVLDNFFEAGGDSILSLKLIAKARRAGLSLSPKLVLGRPTVRALAAQIAAQADGQPNPRAAAGTASPGAAAVGNQTLKSWLEELE, from the coding sequence ATGCAAGCAGATAAATCAGTGGCAGGTGAGCAGGCCGGCAACGGCATCGAAACGGACTTCGTCGCCGGCGACTGGAAAAGCCGCGTGATCGAAGGCAGAAAAACCGGCGCGAGCGTGACGCTGCCGGCGTGGCTCGATGCTTCATACGAGACGCTGCGCACACACGTGATGGACCCGGCTTATCCGTGCTTCTTCGGCACGATCGCCGAACGGCGCGGCGAGATGTTCTATTCGTTCGTCAACGGCAAAGACATTGCCGATCTGCCGGCCACCATGCAGACCTTCGCCGAGTTGGCTTCGCGTCCCGAGTACCGCAAGAACAACATCGCGGTGTTTTTCGAACCCGATGCCGAACCGCTTTCGCACGACACCTATCACGAACTGTTCTGGAACGCGCTGCAGACGCTGCATAACGTCGACCCGGATCCGGATGCCGACAACCAGCCGCCGCCGTCGCACGAAGACTGGGAGTTTTCGTTCGCGGGCGTGCAGATGTTCGTGGTCTGCGCGTGCCCGTCCTTCAATACGCGCCACAGCCGCAATCTCGGCCCCGGCATGGTGCTGCTGTTCCAGCCGCGCAGCGTGTTCGTCGATACGATCACCAACAAGGTGATCGGCCGCGAGGCGCGCATTCAGGTGCGCAAGCGCCTCGAAACCTGGGACGACGTGACCGCGCATCCGGACCTGGGCTTTTACGGCGATCCGGGCAATCTCGAATGGAAGCAGTACTTTCTCACCGATGAAAACCTTCCGGCCAGCGACCAGTGCCCGTTCCTTAAGCGCAACAAGCGCGAGATCGCCGCAGGCCTGCAGACGCTGAACGCGGCACCGGTCACCGCGCCGACGCAGGTGGCAGCGGACGCGGACGCGCAGGACCTCGTCGGCCGGATGCTGCAGCACGTGGCGATGCAGCCGGACCGCATCGCCGTGCGTTTTCTCGCCGACGGCGAGCGCGACGAACAGGTGCTCACCTACGACCAGTTGCACCGCCGCGCGCTGGCGTGCGCCGAGCGTCTGTCACACGAAGCGCAACGCGGCGAACGCGCGATTCTGCTGCTGCCGAGCGGGCTCGACTATGTGGCGGGCTTCCTCGGCTGTCTGTACGCGGGCGTGATCGCGGTGCCGGCGTATCCGCCGGAGTCGTCCAATCCGCAGCATCTGCAACGGGTCAAGGCGATGCTCGACGACTGCATGCCGCGCGTGATTCTCACCGATCGCGCGCACGCAGCGCTGCTGGCGAATCTCACCGCGAACGCAGACGCAGACGCAGAAGTGGAATCGCCCGGCAAGCCGCGCACGACCCTGCTGCTCGACGCGTTGCCGCAAGCCGCCGCGAGCGCTTTCGCGCTGCAACGTCCGGCTGCCGACGACATCGCGTTCCTGCAGTTCACCTCGGGTTCGACGGCTGCGCCGAAGGGCGTGATGGTGAGCCACGGCAACGTGCGCGCCAACGAGATCGCGATTCGCGACGCGATGGCGTTCAGCGCGGACGACGTGATGGTGAGCTGGTTGCCGCTCTATCACGACATGGGGCTGATCGGCGGCTTGCTGGCGCCGCTGTTCGTCGGCTTTCCGGTGGTGCTGATGTCGCCCGCGCATTTTCTCGAACGCCCGGCGCGTTGGCTGCAGGCCATGTCGAACTATCGCGCGACCGTGAGCGGCGGTCCGAACTTCGCGTTTCAACTGTGTGCCGAGCGGGTGCGTGCCGAGCAACTGACCGAGGTGGACCTGTCGACGTGGCGCGTCGCGTTCTGCGGGGCGGAGCCGATTCGTGCCGCCGCGCTCGAAGGCTTCGCCCGCGTGTGCGCCGAGGCGAACTTCTCGCAGCACGCGCTTTACCCGTGCTACGGCCTGGCGGAAGCGACGTTGCTGGTGAGCGGTGTCGACGCGGGCCAGGGTTACGCGCTGTTCGAAGCCGAGCGCCATGCGCTCGCGGCCGGCCGCGCGCAGCGCGTCGATGCCGCCGATACGGCGGCCAAGGCGCAGGCCACGCGCCTCGTCGAAGGCGGACGCGTGCAGGCGCATCACACGGTACGGATCGTCGATCCGCACAGCGGCGCCGACGTCGCGCTCGGCGCGATCGGCGAAATCTGGTTCAGCGGGCCGAGCATCGCGCACGGCTACTGGAACAATCCGCAGGCGAGCGCCGAGACTTTCGTGAGCGACGCCGCCGGTCGCTGGCTGCGTACCGGCGACCTCGGCTTCAAGGCGGACGGACGTCTGTACGTGAACGGGCGCGTCAAGGACCTGATTATCGTGCGCGGCCAGAATTTCTATCCGCAAGATATCGAAGCGACGCTGAACGCACGCGTCGACGCTTTGCGGCCCGGGCGCGTGGCGGCTTTCGCGGTGACGCAAGGCCGCGACGGCGAAGCCGGCGAGGGCATCGGCATCGCCGCGGAAATCTCGCGGGCCACCGCACGCAATCTCGACGAAGCCGCGCTGTTTGCGCAGATCGAAGCCGCGATTCTCGACGCGCACCGCGAGCCGGTCGCCGCGATTGCGATCCTGAAGCCGGGCACGCTGCCGCGCACGTCGAGCGGCAAGCTGCGCCGTGCCGACTGCGCACGCGGCTGGCGCGAACAAACGCTGGACACTTTCACCCGTTATTCACGCGACGAAACCGGCGCGCCGGCGCGCAACGGCACACGCCGCGAAGCCGCCACGCCGACTGAAGCCGCGCTGCTGGCGATCTGGCAAACGGTATTCGACGCCGCCGGCCTGTCCTGCGACGCCGACTTTTTTGCGCTCGGCGGCCAGTCGATCACCGCGACCGCGCTGGTCGCACGCATTCGCGCCGCGTTCGGCCGCGACGTGCCGCTCGACTTTGTGTTCGGCCATCGCTCGATCGCGGCGCAAGCGGCGTGGCTCGATGCCGGGCAGCCGGATGCGGGCCATGAAGAACGCACTGTGCCGTTCAACGGCGCGAACCTGCAAGCCGATGCCACGACCCTCTCGCCCGGTCAGCGCGCGCTGTGGTACCTGTGGCGCGAGGCGCCGGAGAGTTCGGCCTACAACGTGTCGGGCGCGTTTCGTCTGGACGGCACGCTCGACGTCGCGAAACTGGGTGACGCGGTGCGTGCGCTCGCGCGACGTCACGCGCAACTGAACCTGCGCGTGCGCCACGACGGCGTGAACCTGCAAGCCGCTTTCGACGCGGACGCGGCGCAACTCGACGTGATCGATGCGCGCACCTGCAATCAGGACGCCGCCGAGCTGGTCGCGGCGCTGGTCGACGCGCCGTTCGATCTCGAACGCGGTCCGCTGTTCCGCGCGCATCTCGTGCATGGCGATGAGGGCTCGCCGATGCTGGTGCTGTCGCTTCATCACATCATCGCGGACGCGCAGTCGTGCGCGGTGTTGCTGCGCGATCTGATGAGCCTGTACGCGTCGGCCGATTCGCTGGCCGCACTGCCGGCCACCTACGCGAACTACAGCGTCGCGCAGAACGCCTTCACCGGCTCGGACGCGGAACACGCGCAACTCGACTTCTGGCGGGCCACGCTCGGCGACGCGAATCCCGCCGCGCGCCTGCCGGCCGACCGGCCGCAGCGCGCCCAGTCGCAGCGCGGCCACGAGCAGGGTGGCCGTTTGCGCATCGAGTTGCCCGCGCCACTGGGCGACGCGCTGCGCCACGTCGCGAACGACGAGAGCACGACGCTCTTCACTGTCCTGCTCAGCGCGTTCGCGGTCGCCCTCGAACGCCACGCGAACCAGTCCGGCATCAAGATCGGCGTGCCGGTCTCGAACCGCCGTGAACTTGCGTTGGAGAACGTGGTTGGCTACTTCGTCAACACGACGGTGGTGTGCGCGCAAGTCGAGCGTCGGCACACTTTCGGCGCGCTGGTCGATACGGTGCATCAGCGCCTGCTCGCCGCACGCCGTCATGCGGACGTGCCGTTCTCTCGCGTGAGCGACGCGTTGCGCCGCCGCGGTCCGTTGTTCGAGGTCATGTTCAACCTCGAAGAAGCCGTGCTGCGCGCTACCGACGCACCCGCCGGCCTGAGTCTGAGCGACCTTGGCGTGCGTCCGCGCGACGTGCCGTTCGAACTGTCGCTCGACGTCACCGCGCGCCGCGACGGCGTGTCGCTGTCGTTCAGCTATCTCTCGAGCCGTTTCGACGCGGCCACGATCGACGCGTTCGCGCGCCGTTACGTGGGCCTGCTCGAACAGATTGCCGCGAATCCGTCGATGAAGATCGGCCAGTGGCAGGTGGATGACCTGGCGGCCCTGGCCGCGCCGGCCCACGCGAACGAAGGCGCGAATGAAGGCGCGAACTTCGTGGCGCTGGCCGCGCGGGTCGACCGTCACGTCCGGGAAACGCCGCACGCGATCGCGCTGCGCTGCGATGGCGAATCGCTCAGCTATGCCGAGCTGTCGACGCGCGCCGCGCATCTCGCGAACGCGTTGCATGCCGCCGGCGTGCAAGCCGATGAGTCGGTGGCGATCCTGCTCGGCCGCACGCCGACGCTGGTCGCGGCCATGCTCGGCACCCTGCGCAGCGGTGCCTGCTATGTGCCGCTCGACGCCGCCTATCCCGACGAACGGATCGCGCACATGCTCGAAGACGCGCGCGCCTGCGTCGTCATCACCGACGCAGCGCATGCCCGCGAACACGCCGCCGCGCTGGCCGGCCGCCGCCTGATCCTGACCGACCACGCCGCCGTCACGGCGCCGCTCGCGCACGCTGCAGCGCCGGCCCGCGTGCATCCCGATCAGCTTGCCTACGTCGTCTTCACCTCCGGATCGACCGGACGGCCGAAAGGCGTCGCGATCTCGCAGCGCGCCCTGGCCACGCACATCGACGATTTCATCGCGATGCACGAACCTGGTCGCGACGACGTGCTGCTGCAATTCTCGACTCTGAGCTTCGACGCGTCGATCGAACAACTGTGGCCGGCGCTCGCCGTCGGCGCGGCGGTGACGATGCGCGGCGACACCTCGTGGGACCCGGACAGGCTTGAAGCGCATCTGCGCGCCGAGCGCGTCACGCTGGCGGATCTGCCCACCTCTTACTGGCGCGAATGGGTCGGCGTCCTCGCCGGCCGGGACCGCACCGGCGAACTGCCCGCGCTGCGCACGATCACGATCGGCGGCGAAGCGGTGTCGGCGGATCTGCTCGGCCGCTGGCAGAACGGGCCGTTCGGTCATGTGCGTTTCGTCAATACGTATGGGCCGACCGAAACCACCGTGGTGGCGCTCGCGCATCGCACGCGGGTTGAGGACGCGGCAGCCGGCGTGGTGCCGATCGGCCATGCGCTCGCGCAGCGCCGGGTCGTGCTGCTGGACCGTTACGGCGACGCGGTACCGGTGGGCGGCGTCGGCGAACTGTGCATCGGCGGGCCGACGCTGGCGCGCGGCTATGTCGGCCAGCCTGGCCTCAGCGCGGCCGTGTTCGTGCCGGATAGTTCGGGCGAACCGGGCGCGCGCCTGTATCGAACCGGCGATCTGTGCCGGCAGCGTGCCGACGGGACCTTCGACTATCTCGGTCGACTCGATCAGCAATTGAAGATTCGCGGTGTGCGCGTCGAACCGGGTGAAGTGGAGGCCGCGCTGCGTCAGGTTGCGGGCATCGGCGACGCGCTGGTGATCGCGCATAGCGGCGCGGCGCAAGCCGAGCCGCAACTGGTGGCCTACGTGGTCGCCAGCGGCGCGCAACCGGTCGACGCCGCCAGCCTGCGCCGCACGCTGGCGGAGGTGCTGCCGCCCGTGATGATTCCGACCGCCTTCGTCGCGCTCGACGCGTTCCCGCTGACGGCGAACGGCAAGCTGGATCGCCGGGCGCTGCCGGCTCCGCCGCGAGGCACGTCCGGCGACACGTCGGCCAACGTCGATCTGAGCCCGCTCGAAACGCAATTGCTCGCGCTTTATCGCGAGGTTCTGCAACAGCCATCGTGCTCGGCCGACGACGATTTCTTCGCGCTCGGCGGCGACTCGATCCTGTCGCTGCGACTTGTGGCGAGTGCCAAACAGGCCGGCCTCACGCTGGCGTCGCGGCAGATTTTCGCGGCGCCGCACGTGCGAGGCCTCGCGCAATTGCTGGCGTGCGAACCCGTCGACGCGAATGCCGCGCTCACGCCAATCGCGCGCCTGGCGGCGAATCCGCTGCCGCGTCACGATGTCGAAGCGGCGCCGACCGGTGCCGCCGGTCTGGCGCAACGCAGCCCATCGGCGGCCCTGAGCGAAGCGCAGATCGCGGAACACTTCGCGCATCCCGATGCAATCGAAAGCCTGCATCCGCTCTCGCCGATGCAGCGCGGCATGCTCTCGCACGCCCTGCATGCGCAGGCCGATCCGTACTACGTGCAGCACACTTTCACGCTCGACGGCATCCGCGATCCGCAACGCTTCGAGCAGGCGTGGCAAGCGGTGGTGGCGCGGCATCCGATTCTGCGCACCGACTTCCACTGGGACGGTTTGCCGGCGCCGGTCCAGGCCGTCCGCAAACAGGGCGCGCTCGCGCTCGATCAGCGCGACTGGCGCGGCTTGGACGCGCAAGCGCTGCGCGAGCGGCTGATTGCCGAGTGGCGCGCCGCGCATGCGCAAGGTTTCGACTTTGCCAACGCAGCGGCGTTGAAGCTCGCGATGATCCGCGTGGACGCCGAGCGCTATGTGCTGGCCTGGTGTTTCCATCACATTCAACTGGACGGCTGGAGTCTCGCGGCGCTGTTCAACGAAGTGGCGTTGACCTATTCGCAGCTCGTTGCACCGGCCGCCTCTTCAGGTGGCGCCATTGCCGACGCGACGCCGGCGCCTGAGGCGCAAGCCGCCGCAGCGCCAGGCTTCGGTCATTACGCGGACTGGCTCGCGGCGCAGTCGTTCGAGGTGTCGGCGCAATGGTGGCGCGACGCGCTGGCCGGTTTCGACGAGCGTACGCCCGTGCCGTTCGCGAGCGGCGCGCGTTCGCGTATCGAGGCGCCGAACGGCGCGAGCGCCGAAGCGAGCCGCTACGCCGAACAGCATGTCGACCTCGACGTCGGCTTGAGCGAGGCGCTGCGCAACTTCACGCGCACGCACGGCATCACGCTCAATACGCTGATGCAGGGCGCGTGGGCCTGGTTGCTGGCGCGTCACAGCGGCAAGCGCGATGTCGTGTTCGGCATGACGACCGCCGGCCGCAGCGCGCCGCTGGAAGGCATCGAGCGTTCGGTCGGGCTGTTCATCAACACGGTGCCGCTGCGGGTGGCGGTGCGGGCGGAGCAGGGCGTCGCCGCGTGGCTGCGTGAACTGCAGCGTCATGGCGGCAGCGTGCGCGAGCACGAACTGATGCCGCTCGACGCGATTCAGGCCGGTAGCGAACTGGGCGCCGATCAGGCGTTGTTCGACACGATCGTGGTGTTCGACAACTTTCCGATCGATCCGCACATGACGCAGCACCCGCACGGCATTCACACGGCGTCGCACGCCGAGTTGCCGCTCACGGACGACGTGCAGGGCGCCGATACGTTCGGCCGTAATCACTTCGCGTTGAGTCTGGTGGTGTCGCCCGCGCCGCAGCCGCGCGTGGTGCTCGCCTACGACCGTCTGGCGATCGGCGACGCCGAGGTGACCGCGTTGCAGCAGCAATTGCTGGCGGCGCTCGCGCAGTTGACGAGTTCGGCCGAGGCGCCGCTCGGCGCGCTCGGCTGGCAGCAGCAGGCGCCCGACTCGCCGCTCCTGCCGACGCCGCGTGCCGCCACGACATCCGCCGACCCGGCGAGCCTGTTGCAGATCGTTGCCGCGCGCGCCGCGCACGAACGCACGGGCGCCGCCGACGCGCTGGTGTTCAACGGCGAACGCATAAGCTGGTCGGCGTTGTGGGCGTGGTCGGGGCAGATCGCGCGACGGCTCGCCGCCGCGCAAGATGCGCAAGATGCGTCAGCCGGCCGGCCGCGGCCGGAACCGCATATTGCGCTGCTGTTGCCGCGCGGTCCCGCGCTGGTCGCCGGCATTCTCGCCGCCTGGCGCGTCGGTGCGGCCTACGTGCCGCTGGACCCGGGTCATCCGGCGCAGCGGCTCGCGTGGCAGATCGAGGATTGCGGCGCCACGCTGTGTCTCTGCGAAGCGCGTCCGTCGTGGCTGCCCGAGGCGATCGCTGCGGTGCCGCCGGCCCGTTATTTCGCCGACGGCGCGGGCTTCGTCGATCGTGCCGACGCCGCGCATGCGGTGCATCCCGCGCAAACCGCGTACGTGATCTATACGTCGGGTTCGACCGGGCAACCGAAGGGCGTGGTGGTCAGCCACGGCGCGTTGCGCAATTACACGCGCTCGCTGGTCGCACGCGTGCCGGCCGAGGTCAGAAGCGCGGCCTACGTGTCGACACCGGCCGCCGATCTCGGCCACACGGTGCTGTTCGGCGCGCTGTACGCGGGCTGGACGCTGCATCCGCTCGACGAAGACTGTGCGTTCGATCCGGACCGGTTCGCCGCTTATATCGGCCAGTACGAAATCGATCTGCTGAAGATCGTGCCGAGTCATCTCGCGTCGCTGCTGCAGGCGCAGCAGGCTGCGCGTGTGCTGCCGCGCCAATGTCTGATCGTGGGCGGCGAAGCGACGCCGGCCGCGCTGGCGGCCCGCATCAGGACGCTCGCGCCGCGCTGTCTGCTGTTGAACCACTACGGGCCGACCGAGACGACGGTCGGCGCGCTGACCGGCGTCGCGCCGGACGATCTCGCGCAAGCGGCCTCGCTCACGCTCGACGAACCGATCGACGCGACGCGCGTCGCGATCGTCGATCAGAACGGGCATGCGGTGCCGCGTGGCGTGGCGGGCGAGTTGTGCATCGGCGGAGCGGGGCTGGCGCGCGGCTATCTGCGTCAGCCGGGCCGGAGCGCCGAGCGCTTCGTGCCGGACCCGCACGGGCCGACGGGCGAGCGCCTGTACCGGACCGGCGACCGGGCGCGCCGTCTCGCGTCGGGACGTATCGAATGGCTGGGCCGCATCGACGAACAGGTGAAGATTCGCGGCTTCCGCATCGAACCGGGTGAGATCGCGGCGGTGCTGCGCGGCCTGGCCGGCGTACGCGATGCCGCGGTGCTGGCGCGTCGTGTCGACGGTGACGGTGACGACGCCCGAAGCCGTCTGACCGCTTACGTCTGCGGCGAATCGCTCGACGGCGCGGCGTTGCGGCAAACCCTCGCCGCGTTGCTGCCCGATGCGCTGGTGCCCGCGCACATTGTCGTGCTTGCGCAGTTGCCGCTGACGAAGAACGGCAAGCTGGACCGCGCCGCGCTCGACGCGCTGGCCGAGCCATCGCAGGCGCGGCGCAGCGTCGAGCCGCCGGCCAATCCGGTCGAAAGCCAGTTGCTGGCGATCTGGTGCGACGTGCTGGGCCGCGACGACATCGGCGTGCTCGACAATTTCTTCGAGGCGGGTGGCGATTCGATCCTGAGCCTGAAGCTGATCGCGAAAGCGCGCCGCGCGGGGCTGTCGTTGTCGCCGAAACTCGTGCTGGGCCGCCCGACCGTGCGCGCGCTGGCGGCGCAAATCGCGGCGCAGGCGGATGGACAACCGAACCCACGAGCGGCGGCCGGAACCGCGTCGCCGGGCGCCGCCGCAGTCGGCAATCAAACTTTGAAGTCGTGGCTGGAAGAACTCGAATGA